Below is a window of Fervidobacterium pennivorans DSM 9078 DNA.
GTGACGGTAATTGTGAACAATGGAAACCTTTTGTTAGGGACATGGCAAGGTATTTTCCTGTGTGAATTTGATGGTCCGAGAACACGTGAGGTTGTTGTCAAAGTTGTTGAAGGATGAGAAGTATGTTTGACAACTTTTTTGTGGAATGAATAAAGTGTTGACAAAACCGCAAGAAGTTGTGATAAAATAAAAGCGAGCAAAACATAGTTGTATCAGCCTCATTTTAAGGGGTCTTTAAGATTCTGATAAAAGCCGATTTTATGCAAAAGATAAAATTCAGTGTCAAAATACTTGATTTCTTCGCATATTTTGTGGTATAATCTGCATAGAATTAGTATTCATCATGGTCTTGACTTTAACTCATCGAAAGTGCTATTATATATTTGATTTTCCACACCATCATGAGAAGGAGGGGGATTTATGAACAAAAAAGAACTTGTCAACGCGGTAGCTGAAAAAACACAACTCAAGAAAAAAGACGTAAAACTCGTTATTGACACACTCTTTGAAACGATAGCAGCAGCTCTCGAAAAAGGCGAAAAAGTTCAGCTTGTCGACTTTGGTACATTTGAAGTTAAGAAGATGGAAGGCAGAACAGGCGTCAACCCAAGAACAAAAGCGAAGATTAAGATTCCTGCAAGAAAAGTTCCAAAATTCAGACCTGGAAAAGTTCTCAAGACAAGAGTCAACAAATAATTGTAAAAGCACAATCAAAAGTCGGGGCTTTGCCCCGACTTTTTTGTTTTTGACCTATCTTTTAATTCTCGCTGAGTTCTTTAACACTCTCAAGTAATTTTTCAAAAACTTCTTTTGAAAATTTTCCTTTTTCCACGTCGGCTTCAATTATTTTCAGAACTTCTCCGAAGTCCCATGCTTCTTTATACGTTCTTTTGGATGAGAGTGCATCGAATACATCTGCGATACCAATAATCTTTCCGAATAAGGATATCTCTTCGCCTTTTTTCCCATAAGGGTATCCACTTCCATCGAGCCTTTCATGATGTTCTAAAGCGCCTTTGAGTATGTCTTCGTCAACGTATTTGACTTGAGATAATATTTCTGCACCATAAACCGTGTGGTTTTTTATTATTTTGTACTCCTCATCAGTAAGTTTCCCTGGTTTCAGTAATATGCTATCAGGGATACCTATCTTCCCAACATCGTGTAATATAGCTGAGAACTC
It encodes the following:
- a CDS encoding HU family DNA-binding protein, with amino-acid sequence MNKKELVNAVAEKTQLKKKDVKLVIDTLFETIAAALEKGEKVQLVDFGTFEVKKMEGRTGVNPRTKAKIKIPARKVPKFRPGKVLKTRVNK